TTGCTTGCCTTTTGTCTATCGGGCTTATGCTTTACCATGCTCCGAGCTACAAGGCGAACATGCTTTATTACAAGAACAAGCTGTTGGCCGAAGAAGATTTTTTGAATACGGAACTGGCGAAGTATCCGAAAAACTCTGTGTTCATTTATGCTAGACCGTGGCAGATGCTTGCGTCTGGACATACTTCGTTTAGCGAAAGCTCCTTTAAGAGCTGGAGTACCGAACAGTTTGCTGAATGGATGCAAAAGTCGGGTGGTAATATTTATCTCGTGCGCGGTCAGGATGGCTACGGCAAGGTGAATCGCAATAGCCGTGTGGTGGGCTTCAAGACGACCGACCAAATTGACGATATCTTGGGCGCATACAAAAACGAGCGTGTGCTGATGGAAGCTCGTCTGTTTGGTTATGGCCTTGCTATTTACAAGATTATCTCGAAGAAGGGCGTGTCGCATTATGCGCAGAACTTCATGGTGAGCGAAGAAACGGACGGCATGATTGTTGTGAACAAGCGATTCCCGGAATCGATTGCCTGCGATTACAAGGTGAACGACAAGGACCAGGGCGAAATGCTTGTGTCGAACAGCGCGGACACGTTGTTGCTCGATTCTGCCAAGATTCGTGCGGGCTTGAACCGCGTTGTGCTGAGCTGCTACATGTCGGACGAGGATACGCTTGTGACGTACCGCGACTTCTTTGTTGATGCCCCGAATGTAGCGCTCCTCTCGAAGCTCCAGATGGGCAAGTTCTTCCAGGAATGGGGCGAACCGCAAATGAACGAGACTGTCGATCACCACAAGATTACGATTGATGGCGAGCCGTTTCGTTACGGCATTGGTAGCCATGCAAATTCGGCAATTGAGTTCCCGCTTGCACGCAATTACGATTGGCTGAATGTGGTTGTTGGCCTTGATGACGAAAGTGCTTGCGGCGATGGTGCCTACTTTGCCGTTGAAGCGGATGGTCGTGAAATTTACCATTCCAAGAAACTTTATACGACGGACAAGGAACGTTTGAAGCTGGATATCAAGGGCGCCAAGTCGATTAACTTGCGCGTGTTGATGGGCAACGACAAGGACTGTGACCACGGCGACTGGGCTCATGCCTGGCTAGAGGCTGAAAAATGAAAGTCCTTGTAGCTCCGCTCGATTGGGGGCTTGGGCATGCGACTCGTTGCGTGCCTGTTGTCCGCGAATTCTTGCGGGCGGGTGCCGAGGTGGAACTGGCGGTAGTCAAGGCGAACGCAAATTTTTTCCGTGAAGTATTCCCGGATTTGCGGCAGCGTTTGGCTCCGAGCTACAACATTGTCTACCCGAAGCACGGCTACAATATGGCGCTTTGGCTGCTCAAAAACAGTGTGCACTTGAATGCCGTGATGCGTTACGAACACCACTTTGCCGAAGAGATGGTAAAACGCCATGGCTACGATGTGCTGTTTTCGGACAACCGATTCGCATTTTATTCTAAGAACGCGCTTAGCATTTATATGACGCACCAACGCAGGATTGCGTTCCCGCGGGCTTTAGCTGCGTTTGAACGCATTGGCGTGATGTGGCATGCGAACATCATGCGCAAGTTCGATGAAGTCTGGGTGCCGGATTTGGAAATTTATCCAGGCTATGCGGGCTCGCTTTCGCATTCGGGCGCGACGCCGGGCGAAAAGCAGATGCGTTACGTCGGGACGCTTTCGAGATTCTCGGAGATGGGGAATGTTGGGAACGCGCTTGGAAATGCATCGGCGCCTGTCGACCAAGAACGAGAGGTGGACTTGATGAGCATGTCGGAGTTTATGGCGCACTCGGCGAACGTGGAGTGGGACGCTGCTCCTGAAAAGCGTACTTCTGGAAACCACTCTTTTGAAATGCGCGCAAACTACAAGGTCGTGGCGGTGGTGTCGGGGGTGGAACCTGCACGTACGCAGTTCGAACAGCAGTTGCGAGATGCTTTGGCTCAGATTCCTGGGCGCCACATGATGATTCTCGGGAAGCCTTCGACGGAGCAAAAAACGTGGACCGAAGGGAATATCGAGTTCCACACGCACTTGGCGACGAACGATTTTGCAGAAGCTGTGAAAAGAGCCGATTTTGTGGTAAGTCGAGGCGGTTACAGTACGGTGATGGACATGGCGGAACTTGGCGCAAAATGTATCTTTGTACCGACGCCAGGTCAGTTTGAACAGATTGTTCTCGCTCACGATTTGTCGAAGGCGGGCTATGCCGTTGAAATTCCAGCAGATGAACTTTCTGCTGAAACGCTTGCAAGCGCTTTCGAAAAGTCCGTGAAAATGCCGAAGGTCGAAAAGCAAAACCTGCTTCACGATGCGGTTGAAGATGTTGTTCGAAAATTTAAAGAGAGGTCGATATGAACCAGTTCGTTTTAGCTTTCCCGATTCCCGTTGCTGTCGATGAACCGTTTGCCATTACTGAAACGGTTCAGGTGAATGCTGATACCAAGACTTTGATGATTCCTGGTTGCAGCGTGCAGTTTAATGTGGTTCGCCAGGGCGCATCTGCCGACTTCCTAGAAATTTTCAAGGAACGTGATGAACTTTCCGCCGAAGAAGAAAAGGCGATTGTCGATCACAAGTCTCTCTTGTTCTTGCTTGGAAACGTCAAGACGATGGACGATGTCGAAATGGTAAATTCTGCCATTTTGAAGGTCCTCAACGCAAAGGCCGCGGGCGTTTATATGCAACAGTCTGGCACGGCATGGACTGCGAAGGCTTTTGAAGAACAGTTTGGCGATTGCGATTATCCGATGGATCCGTGGATCAACATTCTCGATTCTGGCGATTCGCTTTACACGCTTGGCTTAGCTGTGTTTACGTTGCCGGATTTGTGCATCTCGAGTACGATTGAAGACCCGGAAGAGGCTCTCTTGATGGCTGCGGATAGCTTGTTTGGCGATGGCATCCCGGCAAAGTCTGGAAGTGTTATTGACTGGGGCGAGGGCGAAAAATACGTGCTCCGTCAAGAAACGAAGACGCTCTTCTCCAAAGATGCCCCTGAATACAATAAGCAGGGCGTTCTGAGAATCGTGAAAAAGTGAATTCAGTAGACGGTAGACCGTAGAAAGTAGGAAGGATTTGTCATTCCCGATTTAATCGGGAATCTCCTTTTCAAAAAGAATGGGAGATGCCCGCTTTCGCAGGCATGACAAAGTCAATAGAAGGGGAGCTTATGGCTAATGTTTTAAAGTTTGAATCGATTGATAACGCGCGACAGCTCGGCGGGATTCCGGCGGGCGGTTCCCATGTCAAGCACAATTTGCTTTTTCGCAGTAGCAATTTGTCCAAAGCGACGGAGCATGATTTGCACCGCTTGCGCGATGATTTTGGCGTTCATCTGGTGATTGATTTGCGCTCTGACTTTGAATACATGCAAAAGCCGGATAAGCTCCTTGATGGAATGGATTCCGCTTTGATTCCTGTTCTGGACGATTCCATGCATGGTGATGCGTTCAACAAGGATCAGGTGGTGCCTGCGACAGGCGTGGACTTTATGGAGTTCCTTTTTGGCATAGCGCGCCATCCGATTGCAAATACGTTAAAAGACAAACTTTATAATTACTTTGTGGATAGCGATTACGCGAGCTCGCAGTATGCGAAAGTCTTTGAAACGGTTCGTGCGCAAAAGGGGGCGCCAGTTTTGTGGCATTGCACGTCTGGCAAAGACCGCTGTGGCTTTTGCTCCGCCTTGATGCTTGCTGCTCTCGGTGCTGACGATAACGCTATTCTAGACGATTTTGCGGAATCCGAAAACTCGTACCGCAAGCCGCTAGAGGCGATGACTGCCAAAGGTCGTGAATCGGGAATGACGGACGAACAGCTCGACATTCTTCATTTCTTGGTGAGCGTCAAGCGCGAGTATCTTGAAATCCCGCTCAATCGCATTAATGCGGAATATGGTTCGCTACTGAACTTCATCACGCAGCGGATGCACGTGCCTACAGCGACCATCGATGCGCTCCGGGAATACTACCTAGAATAATTAAAAAAAACGCAGGCCCGAAGGTCTGCGCGTTTTTATTATCACATTCTTGCTTATGCGATAGAGCCGTGCGGTCTCATTACAATTCCGGCTGCTTGCCGGTGAGGCGCACGAAGATTTCTTCGTACTTGGCGAGCGTGTTCTTCACGACATCTGCCGGGATTTCCGGACCCGGATAGGTCTTGCCCCAGTCGAGCGTCTCGAGCCAGTCGCGAACGTACTGCTTGTCGAAGCTTTCCTGGTTCTTACCCACCTGGTACTTGTCGGCCGGCCAGTAACGGCTGGAGTCCGGCGTGAGCACTTCGTCGATGAGGATGGTTTCGCCATCAATTTCACCGAATTCGAACTTGGTGTCGGCGAGGATGATGCCCTTGCTTGCAGCGTAATCGCGGGCCTTCGTGTAGATGTCCAAAGACATGTCACGGAGAGTCGTTGCAACCTTTTCGCCCACAATGTCGAAAGTCTGTTCGAAGCTGATGTTTTCGTCGTGGCCGACGTCGGGCTTGGTGCTCGGCGTGTAGAGCGGCTTTTCGAGCTTCTGGCAGAGCTGCAGGCCTTCCGGGAGAACGTGACCGCAAATCTTACCGGTCTTCTGGTAGTCTTTCCAGCCGGAACCAACGATGTAACCACGCACGATGCATTCCACGGAGTGGCGGTGAGCCTTCTTCACGATCATGGAACGGCCGCGGAGGTAGTCGGCGTGCTTCTTCAAAACAGCCGGGTATTCGTTCACGTCGGCGGTGATGAGGTGGTTCTTCATGCCGAGGTGCTGGAACCAGAACAGCGAAAGCTGGTTGAGGATTTTACCCTTACCAGGAATCGGGGTGGGGAGCACCACGTCAAAAGCGGAAAGACGGTCGCTGGCGACCATCAGGAAGCTGTCGCCGAGGTCGTACATGTCGCGTACTTTACCCTGGTGGAACAGCGGAACTTCGGTAATGGGAGTATCAAATTTTAAGCTCATAGTGCAAGCAAATGTAGAAAAAGTCGCTGTTTGTAGCTAGTTACGAGTGGCTAGAAATAATAAAAAAGTGATTTTAGGGTCGATTCTTTTTTATATTGCAATGGCTAAATAAAGCGAAAGAACGAGGCATGCTGCCTAAAAAGAGTTAAATATGGATTTCTTGAGAATTTTTATTTTGTATGCATATACGCTTTTTGTGTCGTTTCTCTTGATTGTCCTGATTGGCTTGCTGTATAAAACTAAGACGAAAATAGCGATTGTTCGCGTTACGTCTAGGGTGCTCGTGTATTTTTATAGCTTGTTTTCTTTGGCTACTGTAGCGGCTTCGGATCGTTTTATGGGGTTGAATGGTGAAGAGGTTGTGCATAGTATCGCTTGTATGGTTATTTATATGGTGGCGTTGCTGTACGCGGTTGCCAAGAACGATCCGAAAGCACATAAAAAGGTTGAATTACGACTTAAAAAAGCAAAATAATTTTTGGATTTTTTTTCACAAGCTGGCTTAGTATTTGCTTGCCTTTTTATGCAACGGTTTGTTGCATATGGCAAAATATTTTACAAGATGATTTATAAAAATGCTTAAAATTAAAGAAAAATAAGCATTTTGTTGTGTGAAATATTGACTTTGTAAAATGGAATGGTTATATTGTGAATGAGAAAATTTAGAGGTTTCCTAAAAGGAGAAGATTATGAAAAAGCTTTCGTTTTTTGTTTGCTCGGCGTTTGCCGCACTTGTATTTTCTGCTTGTAGTGATGATTCAGTGACGGGAACTCTTCCTCCTGCTGGGGGTGGCGCCGGTCAAGGGGGAGGAACCACGCTAGATTCCACACGCAATGTGTCTGTCGCGTTTAAGGGTTGTTTCAACTATTCATATAATGATGCCCTGAAGAAAACGGCTGCGGAAAATCCCAAAGCCTATTTGGTTACCGACGATGCGGGATATCATGTGGTTATTCCGGACATGGCTGGAACTTGCGGTTATGAAAACATGGTATTCAATAACCAACGTGTACTTGATACGCTAAAAATCAATTTTGAAGGTGATCCTGCAGAATGTAGGTGTATTAATGATGTATGGTTCAATATCGATCCATTGGATGCCGATATCAAGTATTTGGTATATCTGAATACTGTTTATGAAGTCGTGGCGGAACCGCTTCTGGAAAGGAGTTCTTCAAGTGAACTTTTGATGCAGTCTTCTTCCTCGGATATGGCCGAATCTTCGTCTTCTGTTGTTTCGTCTTCGTCTGAGGAGGACCCGTCCCGCGTAATTGTTACGGATGCTAATGTGCAATGCGAGGACCGTCGTACGCTTGACCCGCTGCTTGATGGCAATTCAGTAGAATCGTTTATACGCGAAAAAAGTGATGCGGCGCTCCCGCCGGTCGCTTATCGCTATGTGTCAACGGAAAATGTTGGCTTTACGATAAAGAATGTTACGATGAGTTGCAATGTTTCCATTGACAGCCTGGAAATCACAACGGCTGATAATACAATTTATGTCAATGCGAAATATGACTTCACAAATGCACAAAGATGCTTGTGCCGTTCGCAAATCACGTTCAGCGTAAAAATAGATCCTGTTTATTCTACCGCCGAATATCTTGTTCTGAATGACCGTGGCTCCAATTTCAACAATAAAATGATGATTGTTGATTTAGATGTTATTCGTACTGATGATATTCCTAACAATGATTTTTAATCAATGATAGCAACGTAAAAAAGCCTCCCGTTGGGGAGGCTCTTTTAATAAACTATTTTATATTACTTTTGGATGCACCTGACAGAGAAAGCGTTGTTCTCTTCGATGGCGCGTTCCGCATAACGTTCGTTGTAACCGCCGATGGTCACGAAGTTTGCAATGTAGGTCGTTTCTTCGGTGGCTGTCCAGAAGAAGGCTGATTTTTCCATGTCTTCGTAAGCGAA
The sequence above is a segment of the Fibrobacter sp. UBA4297 genome. Coding sequences within it:
- a CDS encoding glycosyltransferase, which encodes MKVLVAPLDWGLGHATRCVPVVREFLRAGAEVELAVVKANANFFREVFPDLRQRLAPSYNIVYPKHGYNMALWLLKNSVHLNAVMRYEHHFAEEMVKRHGYDVLFSDNRFAFYSKNALSIYMTHQRRIAFPRALAAFERIGVMWHANIMRKFDEVWVPDLEIYPGYAGSLSHSGATPGEKQMRYVGTLSRFSEMGNVGNALGNASAPVDQEREVDLMSMSEFMAHSANVEWDAAPEKRTSGNHSFEMRANYKVVAVVSGVEPARTQFEQQLRDALAQIPGRHMMILGKPSTEQKTWTEGNIEFHTHLATNDFAEAVKRADFVVSRGGYSTVMDMAELGAKCIFVPTPGQFEQIVLAHDLSKAGYAVEIPADELSAETLASAFEKSVKMPKVEKQNLLHDAVEDVVRKFKERSI
- a CDS encoding tyrosine-protein phosphatase, giving the protein MANVLKFESIDNARQLGGIPAGGSHVKHNLLFRSSNLSKATEHDLHRLRDDFGVHLVIDLRSDFEYMQKPDKLLDGMDSALIPVLDDSMHGDAFNKDQVVPATGVDFMEFLFGIARHPIANTLKDKLYNYFVDSDYASSQYAKVFETVRAQKGAPVLWHCTSGKDRCGFCSALMLAALGADDNAILDDFAESENSYRKPLEAMTAKGRESGMTDEQLDILHFLVSVKREYLEIPLNRINAEYGSLLNFITQRMHVPTATIDALREYYLE
- a CDS encoding phosphoribosylaminoimidazolesuccinocarboxamide synthase, which gives rise to MSLKFDTPITEVPLFHQGKVRDMYDLGDSFLMVASDRLSAFDVVLPTPIPGKGKILNQLSLFWFQHLGMKNHLITADVNEYPAVLKKHADYLRGRSMIVKKAHRHSVECIVRGYIVGSGWKDYQKTGKICGHVLPEGLQLCQKLEKPLYTPSTKPDVGHDENISFEQTFDIVGEKVATTLRDMSLDIYTKARDYAASKGIILADTKFEFGEIDGETILIDEVLTPDSSRYWPADKYQVGKNQESFDKQYVRDWLETLDWGKTYPGPEIPADVVKNTLAKYEEIFVRLTGKQPEL